The following proteins are encoded in a genomic region of Mycolicibacterium confluentis:
- a CDS encoding ferredoxin: MRVTVDMAKCQDHGQCAIAAPAVFLINDEGNLEFDGNPADSERDYVMDAADVCPAQAIFIEEN; the protein is encoded by the coding sequence ATGCGTGTCACCGTCGATATGGCCAAGTGCCAGGACCACGGGCAGTGCGCCATCGCCGCGCCCGCGGTGTTCCTGATCAACGACGAGGGAAATCTCGAATTCGACGGCAATCCAGCCGATTCGGAGCGTGACTACGTGATGGACGCCGCGGACGTGTGCCCAGCGCAGGCCATCTTCATCGAGGAGAACTGA
- a CDS encoding cytochrome P450, with protein MSPVTLHPVPVFDVTDPAFSITSPEVHEARERNWYATTPYGIAVLRYEQVNKLLKHRNLRQGSIAWPAHNGVTEGPFAEWFRSWILNKEGEEHHRLRRLMNPAFSPKLIGDLVPRFQALASELIDNFAEPDRCEFVGEFAEPYAARVIAIMLGLPEEEWKVISTESTTIGLALGVTIKEDLPKIEAALQRLYEYCDALIADRRANPTDDFVTALVNASRPEDGRLSDTELRDAMVLLIFGGFDTTRNQLGLAMQSFMANPDQWRLLAERPELGGAAVEEVMRVNPTVRWVTREVIEDFEYEGLLLKSGTTVHLYSESAGTDPRVFEGGFDITAERKPHFGFGGGAHHCLGHFVARSDMSEALPLLARRLRDPRELPGATWLPDSGNTGPIELPIAFTPAP; from the coding sequence ATGTCGCCTGTGACACTTCACCCCGTTCCTGTGTTCGATGTCACCGATCCCGCGTTCTCCATCACGTCGCCTGAGGTGCACGAGGCCCGGGAGCGCAACTGGTACGCAACAACCCCGTACGGCATCGCCGTGCTGCGCTACGAGCAGGTGAACAAGCTGCTCAAGCACAGAAACCTGCGCCAGGGCAGCATCGCGTGGCCCGCGCACAACGGTGTCACCGAGGGGCCGTTCGCCGAGTGGTTCCGCAGCTGGATCCTCAACAAGGAGGGCGAGGAGCACCATCGCCTGCGCCGCCTGATGAACCCGGCGTTCTCCCCGAAGCTCATCGGTGATCTGGTGCCCCGGTTCCAGGCGCTGGCCAGCGAACTGATCGACAACTTCGCCGAACCGGACCGCTGCGAATTCGTCGGCGAGTTCGCCGAACCGTACGCCGCGCGCGTCATCGCGATCATGCTGGGCCTTCCCGAAGAGGAGTGGAAGGTCATCTCCACAGAGTCGACCACCATCGGCCTGGCCCTCGGGGTGACGATCAAGGAGGACCTGCCGAAGATCGAGGCGGCGCTGCAGCGGCTGTACGAATACTGCGATGCCCTGATCGCCGACCGCCGCGCGAACCCGACTGATGACTTCGTCACCGCGCTGGTCAACGCGTCGCGTCCCGAGGATGGCCGACTGTCCGACACCGAGCTGCGCGATGCCATGGTGTTGCTGATCTTCGGCGGGTTCGACACCACCAGAAACCAGCTCGGGCTGGCGATGCAGAGCTTCATGGCCAACCCCGACCAGTGGCGACTGCTCGCCGAGCGGCCCGAACTCGGCGGTGCGGCCGTCGAAGAGGTCATGCGGGTCAACCCGACCGTGCGGTGGGTGACCCGTGAGGTGATCGAGGACTTCGAATACGAGGGTCTGCTGCTGAAGTCCGGCACCACCGTCCATCTCTACAGCGAGTCGGCGGGCACCGATCCGCGGGTGTTCGAGGGCGGCTTCGACATCACTGCAGAACGCAAGCCGCACTTCGGTTTCGGTGGCGGTGCCCACCACTGCCTGGGCCACTTCGTGGCGCGCTCGGACATGAGCGAGGCGCTGCCACTTCTGGCCCGGCGCCTGCGCGATCCGCGCGAACTTCCCGGCGCGACCTGGCTGCCCGACTCGGGCAACACCGGGCCCATCGAACTGCCCATCGCATTCACCCCAGCCCCCTGA
- a CDS encoding PDC sensor domain-containing protein has protein sequence MTSNVLASELAEKASQTLELIYSHLGRMADEVVRCRPPRATLTETHFGGLQRIITDLLNEEPGVWGMGFAAAPGLVDGLERCLPWWQRSNGRISRLRLNFDPNSIDVYDYLQMDWYQLAQNGQSRVAYGPYVDYAGSDMYTITVTIPVLAGEEFLGIVGADLVVGDVEHRLLEVLRGAGEDAVVVSTERRVIAANTPRWLVGSRLAGMPEEGPATDPTAFREVAEMPLGTGWVLAIAWPEADSANSR, from the coding sequence ATGACGTCCAACGTGCTGGCCTCTGAACTGGCCGAGAAGGCTTCGCAGACCTTGGAGCTCATCTACAGTCACCTCGGCCGCATGGCTGACGAAGTGGTGCGCTGCCGGCCTCCGCGGGCCACGCTGACGGAGACCCACTTCGGCGGACTGCAGCGCATCATCACCGATCTGCTCAACGAAGAACCTGGCGTGTGGGGCATGGGATTTGCTGCCGCGCCCGGGCTCGTCGACGGTTTGGAACGCTGTCTGCCCTGGTGGCAGCGGAGCAACGGGCGGATCTCGCGGTTGCGGCTGAACTTCGACCCCAACAGCATCGACGTCTACGACTACCTGCAGATGGACTGGTATCAACTGGCCCAAAACGGTCAGTCGCGTGTCGCCTACGGGCCATACGTCGACTACGCGGGATCGGATATGTACACGATCACCGTCACGATCCCCGTCCTCGCGGGCGAGGAGTTCCTCGGGATCGTCGGTGCCGATCTGGTCGTCGGCGACGTCGAACACCGTCTGCTCGAGGTGCTGCGCGGTGCGGGTGAAGACGCCGTCGTGGTCAGCACCGAGCGTCGCGTGATCGCGGCCAACACCCCGCGGTGGTTGGTGGGCTCGCGATTGGCCGGAATGCCGGAGGAGGGTCCGGCAACCGACCCGACCGCGTTTCGCGAGGTCGCAGAGATGCCGCTGGGCACTGGTTGGGTGCTCGCGATCGCCTGGCCGGAGGCTGATTCAGCGAACTCGCGCTGA
- a CDS encoding FadR/GntR family transcriptional regulator — MSSLTPLVAPDAPVGRADEIVQRITEAIHLGLLDDNERLPVEIDLAAQFGVAPMTVREALATLREEGLVVTRRGRSGGSFVRRPAGPPVEQLAARLAAMSASDLRDLFDEHTAIAGQAARLAAERAAPYVVRRLFVLTDQLGTATTLGDRIRADSRFHIEVAVASQSARLARREANLQAEVSGLVWLPVGPALDIAAYVEEKHAIAAAVSAEKPDEARRLAEDHVMGQLARLTVVHLDLSTAGADP; from the coding sequence GTGTCGTCTCTGACCCCGTTGGTGGCACCCGACGCTCCGGTCGGTCGGGCCGACGAGATCGTGCAGCGCATCACCGAGGCCATCCACCTCGGCCTGCTCGACGACAACGAGCGCCTTCCTGTCGAGATCGACCTGGCGGCCCAGTTCGGGGTGGCGCCGATGACCGTGCGCGAGGCACTCGCGACGCTGCGCGAAGAGGGACTTGTCGTGACCCGGCGCGGGCGCAGCGGCGGGTCCTTCGTGCGCCGACCCGCCGGGCCGCCGGTGGAGCAGTTGGCTGCCCGCCTTGCCGCGATGAGCGCCTCCGACCTGCGTGACCTCTTCGACGAGCACACCGCGATCGCCGGTCAGGCCGCGCGGTTGGCCGCCGAACGCGCGGCGCCCTACGTGGTCCGACGCCTGTTCGTGCTGACCGACCAACTGGGTACGGCGACGACGTTGGGGGACCGCATCCGCGCCGACAGTCGGTTCCACATCGAGGTCGCCGTCGCCTCGCAGTCGGCCCGCCTCGCGCGCCGGGAGGCCAACCTTCAGGCCGAGGTGTCCGGGCTGGTGTGGCTTCCGGTCGGTCCCGCGCTCGACATCGCCGCCTACGTGGAGGAGAAACACGCGATCGCCGCGGCGGTTTCGGCCGAAAAGCCGGACGAAGCGCGCCGCCTGGCAGAAGATCACGTCATGGGTCAACTCGCCCGGCTGACCGTCGTCCATCTGGATCTGTCGACCGCGGGAGCCGACCCATGA